One Nicotiana sylvestris chromosome 12, ASM39365v2, whole genome shotgun sequence genomic window carries:
- the LOC104227053 gene encoding putative F-box/LRR-repeat protein 23, with translation MNTKGKGDGEIMSTLQIPPWLELPKGIWANILHRLGAVEILLTAQKVCTTWRRVCKNPSMWRVIDMWNYDGPYIQPYHLEEMCRHAIVRSQGEVVDIRLSFFATKELLFYVAERSRKLKKLSITWYCYSKLQREGFIKVVQKLPSLEELSLIDATITAKAFEALERSWSWFKSLELKKISSITKSSDEINEEALAIAQSLPALRRLQLIRNYMTNEGLQAILDGCPNLVSLDLRGCFYVRLDKVLSSKISRQIKDVKLPHDSMEGFEF, from the exons atgaatacAAAGGGAAAAGGAGACGGTGAAATTATGTCAACGTTGCAAATTCCACCGTGGTTGGAACTGCCGAAAGGTATATGGGCAAACATATTACACAGGCTAGGTGCGGTGGAGATACTGTTGACTGCACAGAAAGTGTGCACTACATGGAGGCGCGTGTGCAAGAACCCGTCCATGTGGCGAGTCATTGACATGTGGAATTATGATGGCCCTTATATCCAGCCTTACCACTTAGAGGAAATGTGTCGCCATGCCATTGTTCGAAGCCAAGGTGAAGTAGTTGACATTAGATTGTCATTCTTCGCCACGAAAGAGTTGCTTTTTTACGTAGCAGAGAG ATCAAGAAAACTTAAAAAACTTAGTATTACGTGGTACTGCTACTCAAAACTACAACGCGAAGGCTTCATTAAAGTAGTTCAAAAGTTGCCATCATTGGAAGAGCTAAGTCTGATAGACGCTACTATCACAGCTAAAGCTTTTGAAGCTCTTGAACGCTCTTGGTCATGGTTTAAGTCGTTAGAATTGAAGAAGATCTCCAGTATTACGAAATCCAGTGATGAAATAAATGAAGAGGCTCTAGCTATTGCTCAAAGCTTGCCTGCCCTGCGCCGCCTTCAGCTCATTAGAAATTATATGACAAATGAAGGCCTTCAAGCTATTCTTGATGGTTGTCCTAATCTTGTATCACTTGACCTGCGGGGATGCTTTTATGTTAGACTCGATAAAGTCTTGAGTAGTAAAATTTCTCGACAGATTAAGGATGTGAAGCTCCCTCATGACTCTATGGAaggttttgaattttga